One window of the Perca fluviatilis chromosome 5, GENO_Pfluv_1.0, whole genome shotgun sequence genome contains the following:
- the acvr1ba gene encoding activin A receptor type 1Ba — MSLKEIALTLLALFGLVAVGNALRCNCTNCEKTSYECETDGACMASTYFNQGKEQHVRICIDRDNLVPPGQPFYCLSAEGLLNTHCCYVDYCNSIEVPVPTKEGDWSASSSSWGPVELVAVIAGPVFLLCVLLMVGVFLFQYHQRAYSHRQRLEVEDPSCDHLYLAKDKTLQDLIYDMSTSGSGSGLPLFVQRTVARTIVLQEIIGKGRFGEVWRGKWRGGDVAVKIFSSREERSWFREAEIYQTIMLRHENILGFIAADNKDNGTWTQLWLVSDYHEHGSLFDYLNRYSVTIEGMIKLALSAASGLAHLHMEILGTQGKPGIAHRDLKSKNILVKKNGMCAIADLGLAVRHESITDTIDIAPNQRVGTKRYMAPEVLDETINMKHFDSFKCADIYALGLVYWEIARRCNAGGIHEEYQLPYYDLVPSDPAIEEMRKVVCDQKLRPNVPNWWQSYESLRVMGKIMRECWYANGAARLTALRIKKTLSQLSVEEDVKM; from the exons ATGTCTCTAAAAGAAATTGCCCTAACACTGCTTGCCCTGTTCGGGTTAGTGGCAGTCGGTAATG CTCTACGTTGTAACTGCACGAACTGTGAGAAGACCAGCTATGAGTGTGAAACGGATGGCGCCTGCATGGCCTCCACATACTTCAACCAGGGGAAGGAGCAACACGTACGCATTTGCATCGACCGGGACAACCTGGTCCCCCCTGGACAACCTTTCTACTGTCTGAGTGCGGAAGGCCTGCTCAACACACATTGCTGCTATGTAGATTACTGTAACAGTATTGAAGTCCCTG TCCCAACAAAAGAGGGGGACTGGTCAGCCTCATCGAGCTCCTGGGGGCCGGTGGAGCTGGTGGCGGTCATCGCAGGGCCGGTGTTCCTTCTCTGTGTGCTGCTTATGGTCGGCGTGTTCCTGTTCCAGTATCACCAGAGGGCCTATAGCCACAGGCAGAGGCTGGAGGTAGAGGACCCATCATGTGACCATCTGTACTTGGCCAAGGACAAGACCCTGCAGGACCTCATCTATGACATGTCCACCTCCGGATCAGGCTCTG GTTTGCCCCTGTTTGTGCAGCGGACGGTGGCTAGGACCATCGTGCTACAGGAGATAATAGGAAAGGGTCGTTTTGGTGAGGTGTGGAGAGGGAAGTGGAGGGGAGGAGATGTGGCGGTGAAGATCTTCTCATCCAGAGAGGAGCGCTCCTGGTTCAGAGAGGCTGAGATCTACCAGACAATCATGCTGCGGCACGAAAACATCCTGGGATTCATTGCAGCAGACAATAAAG ACAATGGAACATGGACTCAGCTGTGGCTGGTGTCAGACTATCATGAGCACGGCTCTCTTTTTGACTACCTGAACCGCTACTCTGTCACCATCGAGGGCATGATCAAACTGGCCCTGTCGGCTGCCAGCGGCCTAGCACACCTACACATGGAGATCCTCGGCACTCAGG GTAAGCCAGGCATTGCTCACCGTGACCTTAAGTCTAAAAATATCCTGGTTAAGAAGAACGGCATGTGTGCCATAGCTGACCTCGGCCTGGCAGTCCGCCACGAGTCAATCACAGACACAATCGATATAGCACCGAACCAGCGCGTGGGCACTAAGAG GTACATGGCTCCAGAAGTCCTGGACGAAACCATCAACATGAAACACTTTGATTCCTTCAAGTGTGCTGACATCTACGCGCTGGGCCTGGTGTACTGGGAGATTGCACGCCGCTGCAACGCAGGAG GTATCCACGAGGAGTACCAGCTGCCCTACTACGACCTTGTGCCCTCTGACCCCGCCATAGAAGAGATGAGGAAGGTGGTGTGTGACCAGAAACTGAGGCCCAATGTGCCCAACTGGTGGCAGAGCTACGAG TCACTGCGTGTGATGGGGAAGATCATGAGGGAGTGCTGGTATGCCAACGGAGCAGCCAGACTGACAGCACTGCGCATCAAGAAGACCCTGTCTCAGCTCAGTGTGGAGGAGGACGTCAAGATGTGA
- the acvrl1 gene encoding serine/threonine-protein kinase receptor R3 codes for MESSSLLTVVLVGAFLWISAIHADSKDDGKVLCTCENGKGTCVNGTCKGDICFYSWVHGHEERGCFSKVYYMEQCFSKFDRLFMHCCREYLCNAFTTPPPNINGEPTTTPPELSRPELWITLSLLLLITTASMCGLVLFLRFRRAHGRLRNDVHGDRDVTMLKVPDGDDPTYGDIFDEFCTSGSGTGLPYLVQRTMARQISLVQCVGKGRYGEVWRGTWMGESVAVKIFSSRDEQSWFRETEIYNTVQLRHDNILGFIASDMTSKNSSTQLWLVTHFHELGSLYDFLQYSSLEPESCLRMCLSVACGLVHLHTEIVSSQEKPAIAHRDLKSRNILVKRNGQCCIADLGLAVIHSQSHDYLDVGNNPRVGTKRYMAPEVLDETIRMDVFESYKQTDIWALGLVFWEISRRTIVNGIVEEYCPPFFDMVPLDPSFEEMKKVVCVDQHKPSLHNRLHSHPILSAIAKIMKECWYQSPPARLTALRVRKTLSKLDHDSDFSTEKLKRDI; via the exons ATGGAAAGCTCTTCTCTACTGACAGTGGTGCTAGTTGGGGCGTTTCTGTGGATCTCTGCTATTCATGCAG ATTCCAAAGACGATGGGAAGGTGCTGTGTACGTGCGAGAATGGCAAAGGCACATGCGTGAATGGAACTTGCAAAGGAGACATCTGCTTCTACTCCTGGGTTCACGGCCATGAGGAGAGGGGCTGTTTCTCCAAAGTTTACTACATGGAGCAGTGCTTCAGCAAATTTGACCGCTTGTTTATGCACTGCTGCAGAGAGTATCTGTGCAACGCCTTCACCACTCCCCCTCCAAACATTA ATGGAGAGCCGACAACAACACCCCCAGAGCTCAGTCGTCCGGAGCTGTGGATCacgttgtctttgctgctgTTAATCACAACTGCCAGCATGTGTGGTCTGGTGCTGTTCCTGCGCTTCCGACGTGCACATGGCAGATTGAGAAATGATGTCCATGGTGACCGTGATGTCACCATGCTCAAGGTTCCTGATGGAGATGACCCCACATACGGC gACATCTTTGATGAGTTTTGTACTTCAGGGAGTGGGACAGGGTTGCCCTATCTGGTCCAAAGGACTATGGCCAGACAAATCTCACTTGTCCAGTGTGTCG GTAAAGGCAGGTATGGGGAGGTGTGGAGGGGAACTTGGATGGGGGAGAGTGTGGCTGTCAAGATCTTTTCCTCTAGGGACGAGCAGTCCTGgttcagagagacagagatctACAATACTGTACAGCTGCGACACGACAACATACTGG GTTTCATAGCCTCCGACATGACATCCAAGAATTCCAGCACCCAGCTGTGGCTCGTCACCCACTTTCATGAGCTGGGTTCGCTCTACGACTTCCTGCAGTACAGCAGCTTGGAGCCTGAGAGCTGCCTCAGGATGTGCCTGTCAGTGGCCTGTGGCCTGGTCCATCTTCACACTGAGATCGTCAGCTCCCAGGAAAAGCCAGCTATCGCCCACCGAGACCTGAAAAGCCGAAACATCCTGGTAAAGCGGAACGGACAGTGCTGCATCGCTGACCTAG GTTTGGCTGTGATACACTCTCAGTCTCATGACTACCTTGATGTGGGCAACAACCCTCGCGTGGGGACCAAGCGCTACATGGCCCCTGAAGTGCTGGATGAGACTATTCGTATGGATGTCTTTGAGTCCTACAAGCAGACTGACATCTGGGCCCTGGGCCTGGTCTTCTGGGAAATTTCCCGCAGGACCATTGTCAATG GGATTGTGGAAGAGTACTGCCCTCCTTTCTTTGACATGGTGCCCTTAGATCCCAGCTTTGAGGAGATGAAGAAGGTGGTGTGCGTGGACCAGCATAAGCCCAGTCTGCACAACAGGCTCCATTCCCACCCT ATCCTGTCGGCCATTGCGAAGATCATGAAGGAGTGTTGGTACCAGAGCCCACCAGCCCGCCTTACAGCCCTGCGAGTGAGGAAGACACTCTCCAAACTGGACCATGACAGTGACTTCAGCACTGAGAAACTCAAGAGGGACATCtag
- the ankrd33aa gene encoding photoreceptor ankyrin repeat protein, translated as MATANYDPHLGEGPSDDSESLLDDSDSGSVLSDDSVLPDYEMDEKITEPAKTLYEACVRNEPTSLRRILERGVTEDEGMELDINGRNGLILAVSKGFIDIVTMLHTCTVIDINHQDNDGNTALMIAAQAGFISILNYILNYYSGVNTEVRDPRGFTALIKAGLQGREECVSALLMHGADMNAMDLVQARGLKDWILRTGGFETLNRLRRLQAHSVAEQFCESYIPEWPELKQLVEKATTTKTGCQALRQCLKDNFSFSFPQDPQDNGVMDHMVRMTTGIHSPLIATGCRPLCPTSPPEIGKRRLAVPELLEKHSSKELEESTVSHSKGSFTTSASPTAVSASSVSLTSCRQDPPLGGMRSLIPHSIANRNSIFPSSCIPKIEVTKSGEPTPKKEKKKKMQKGYLEPPLWKYKEAKMEKKREKKQHEEKEKDIEKKQKASKRSSSQK; from the exons TGAAATGGATGAAAAGATTACAGAGCCAGCTAAAACTTTGTATGAGGCCTGCGTTAGGAATGAGCCCACGTCCCTGCGCAGGATCCTGGAGAGAGGAGTCACTGAAGATGAGGGCATGGAACTTGACATCAATGGCAGG AATGGACTGATTTTGGCTGTGAGCAAGGGATTCATAGACATTGTCACCATGCtgcacacatgtacagtaaTAGACATCAATCACCAAGACAATGATGGCAATACTGCCCTCATGATAGCTGCCCAGGCAG GTTTCATCAGCATTCTGAACTATATCCTTAACTACTACTCTGGTGTGAACACCGAGGTCAGGGATCCCCGTGGCTTCACAGCCCTCATCAAGGCAGGCTTGCAGGGCCGAGAAGAGTGTGTGTCTGCCCTGCTAATGCATG GTGCAGATATGAATGCAATGGACCTGGTCCAAGCGAGAGGTCTAAAGGACTGGATCCTTAGGACAGGAGGTTTTGAAACTCTTAATAGACTACGCCGTCTGCAGGCTCATTCTGTCGCTGAACAGTTCTGTGAAAGCTACATTCCTGAGTGGCCTGAGCTTAAGCAATTGGTAGAAAAGGCCACCACCACCAAAACAGGCTGTCAGGCGCTGAGGCAGTGCTTAAAAGACAACTTTTCTTTCAGCTTCCCTCAAGACCCCCAAGACAATGGAGTCATGGACCATATGGTGCGTATGACCACAGGCATCCATAGCCCCCTGATAGCCACTGGTTGTCGTCCACTCTGTCCCACAAGCCCCCCAGAGATTGGCAAGCGACGGTTAGCCGTCCCTGAACTGCTTGAAAAGCACAGCAGCAAGGAGTTGGAGGAAAGCACAGTGTCCCACAGTAAAGGCTCCTTCACCACCTCAGCTTCTCCCACTGCTGTGTCAGCCTCCTCTGTATCCCTGACATCCTGCCGCCAGGACCCGCCATTAGGTGGCATGAGAAGCTTAATTCCCCACAGCATAGCGAACAGGAACAGCATCTTCCCCTCAAGCTGCATTCCTAAGATTGAAGTGACAAAGTCTGGGGAACCCACtccaaagaaagagaaaaagaagaaaatgcagAAGGGCTACCTGGAACCTCCTCTCTGGAAGTACAAAGAGGCCAAGatggaaaaaaagagggagaagaagcagcacgaggaaaaggaaaaagacatagaaaaaaaacagaaggcaTCCAAACGTTCATCAAGCCAAAAATGA